Proteins encoded together in one Candidatus Sulfotelmatobacter sp. window:
- a CDS encoding glycosyltransferase, with product MDQRPESLAAGSQGVQELRERQASNGRPTPRPTRSRRRIFFLVDSLNVGGTETQAVELATRLDSERYEITLGCLRARGPLLEKLAGTSVSIREFYPEGGFDSVRGIYQMLRLAVFLRRGGFRIVHTHDLYANLLGIPAALLARVPVIISSQRDLAHLDLYKTRRRVWVRRLQNLSTAVLTNANAIRDAMQTEDHFAPEKIRVIHNGVDGERFNGGSRDRSWLLSGGEAEKQKWIVLVGNMHSDVKGHPWLIAAAKAITDEFPESRFVLAGDGALRKDFEAQVAQQGLERHFLFLGRRDDVPRILSCSDIAVLPSRAEGLPNAVLEYLAAGLPTVASRVGGNAEIIQDGRTGLLVPPQDSSALAQAILRLLRDPGLASSLGENGRKSVASEFSFQRMIEKTDQLYTELLRARGAE from the coding sequence ATGGACCAACGCCCGGAATCCCTGGCTGCGGGCTCGCAGGGAGTGCAGGAATTGCGGGAGAGGCAAGCGTCGAATGGTCGGCCGACGCCTCGACCAACCCGGTCGCGCCGGAGAATATTCTTCCTGGTCGATTCCTTGAACGTCGGAGGCACCGAGACCCAGGCCGTCGAGTTGGCGACACGGCTGGACTCCGAGCGTTATGAAATTACTCTGGGTTGTCTGCGGGCGCGTGGCCCGCTATTGGAGAAGTTGGCCGGAACGTCTGTTTCTATTCGCGAATTCTATCCCGAGGGCGGCTTCGATTCGGTCCGCGGTATCTATCAGATGCTGCGCCTCGCGGTGTTTCTGCGTCGCGGTGGTTTCCGTATTGTTCACACTCACGACCTGTACGCGAATCTGCTGGGCATCCCGGCGGCGCTGCTGGCGCGTGTGCCGGTCATCATTTCGAGTCAGCGCGACTTAGCGCACCTTGATTTATATAAGACGCGGCGCCGCGTATGGGTTCGCCGTTTGCAGAATCTTTCAACCGCTGTACTCACCAATGCGAATGCGATTCGAGACGCGATGCAGACCGAGGATCATTTTGCTCCCGAGAAGATTCGCGTGATTCATAACGGTGTGGACGGGGAGAGATTCAATGGGGGTTCGCGAGATCGGAGCTGGCTTTTGTCCGGTGGGGAGGCGGAAAAGCAGAAATGGATTGTGCTGGTGGGAAACATGCACAGCGATGTCAAGGGACATCCCTGGCTGATTGCCGCGGCAAAGGCGATCACGGATGAGTTTCCTGAGAGCCGTTTTGTGCTGGCTGGCGACGGAGCACTGAGGAAGGACTTTGAAGCGCAGGTGGCGCAACAGGGACTGGAGCGCCATTTCTTATTTCTCGGACGGCGCGACGATGTTCCCCGCATTCTGAGCTGTTCCGACATTGCCGTTCTGCCCTCCCGGGCCGAGGGTTTGCCCAACGCGGTTTTGGAATATCTGGCGGCAGGCTTGCCCACTGTTGCCAGCCGGGTTGGAGGCAATGCCGAGATCATTCAGGACGGCAGGACCGGGCTGCTGGTTCCCCCGCAGGATTCGTCCGCGCTCGCGCAGGCCATTCTTCGTCTTTTGCGCGATCCCGGGTTGGCAAGCAGCTTAGGAGAGAATGGCCGAAAGTCCGTTGCGTCGGAGTTCAGTTTTCAGCGGATGATTGAAAAAACCGATCAGCTCTATACCGAACTGTTGCGCGCGCGAGGTGCGGAATGA